The DNA window GCTGACCACATACAGATACACATTCCTATGGCATTTGATGGCAGAACTTGCGGATCCGTCCGTCCATTGCAAGCGATCTCATGGATCCGTCCCGTCCGCAGTGCACTGtatgcttttttttctgtttctggccATTAGTGGTCGTTTTGGTAAAAGAGAGTTTAGGGTCGGTGGGTTAGGCTTACACAGCTGGTGGATACTCTGTAGCATAGTACTCTTCTTTATCTTGAGGTTTTTCAGTAACAAGTTTAAAAAACGGATGTAACGCCGATCTGTAGTAACTTCAGGGTATTATAGctaagttattattattatattaataattattataataaaatcaattgCTTTCATTTGTCcacttttataaaataattctcACTTGGCAGGCAACTCCAAACTCCACTTGGCCTGCACTTTCCCCTGTTTGGTGATGTGCGCTATTATTTAAGAGAGATTAGCCTATACCTTTCTCGCATTCTATTTTTTgggtaataataaaaaatatgctGAATGAGATCATTTAGATTTGATAAGCTAGCGCATTTCACTGGACAAACGGGCAGCTGGTTCCAGTTTTTTAGGCAGGAAAACAAGCGCGACAAACGCGCATTAAATTGCttaatacgagtatatgtcTTTGCTAGTACCACTGACCACcaaattgttttgtaattttatgccgaattttccttttttattgttgaacACTTAATGGCCGCGTTTAACGCCACTTGCCAGACACTCAACCATCACAGACAtcatttcacttttttaatttatgtgcccATATGATGGCGGTCTATCCGATCTGCTCGGAGTCACTATCCAAACTGGACTCGCTGGTCTCCTCGCCGGATGATCCAGGGTCCGTGCAGAATGCGACTGCATCGTGTTCCTGGGAGAACTCCTCAAAGTACCCTCGCGTGTCGTGGCTGGCGTGCTCCGGTACCGGGTAGTTGGGCAGAACCTGGCGGAATACGTTGTAGCGATCCCTCAACTGGTCACTCACATCCTCCGGACGACGCTCCTGGTTCTGGAGGTGCTGCAGCAGGGAGAAGAGGTGGACCCGGCTTGCAATGCTGCAATCGGGGAGCAGATTGCTACCCTCCAGCACATTGAAACACATGGGGCCCGTGCTCAGTTTGCCAGTGGATCCACTTTCCTTTCCCTTTGTCTGTAAGtcttgaaattttattttaaaaagctaCAAATTTTGAAAGCAGCTCATCCAATTCGGAATCGGAGTACTAGGGAAATGAGCTATTTAAATTGAACGTAAAAGCATTGCATAGAAATATATTCTACGCGTTTTCGCTTATTTTAGAAAGAACAAAGGCAACTTATTAATTGCGATGTTTATTGTGGCCGTTTTACATCGAACATTGCATAATTTACCTGCTAAACTGTTAACCCAttaaatggccaacaaaagaATGCCTTTCCATGCGGATGGCACATAAATACAAACGTGTGATATGTACCTACGTATGAGTGCGCAAAAAAGTTAGTTTTGCTACCCGAGTTACCGTTATGTGGCTCTTATTACCGTTTTGATGTGCCCATTAACGTGTTTAAACTGTCAGTAAATTGCTGAAATATTAAGGACAATCTCACATAGGGAAttgccctccgctctgtataaaacatcaacaaaaatttaattgcttgGGGTTATGTATAGGCGATGCAAGCCACTCGGTTGCCTTAGACATAATGTACAATTTTTATCAAAATGAACCCTATAACCCCTGTTTATTTAAGAGGAGTCTTTAATTTGGATCTTGAGAAATAGATCGTTGTAGTTACGGCTTCTTTTTGATAACCTTAGCAGGCCTGTAGGAGTACCAACCCCTATAGGCTTGGATGGATGTCAGAATCAGAGCTCCGATCAAGAATCCGAGGAGCTTCATGGTTCCAAGTGTAGTGGCGTAGTGTGGTGATGTAGTGTATAATCATTTAGTAGCTATATTTCACGCCATTCAAGCGGATCATTAAGTTGATATGCTTAACACTGTTtgcttaaaatgttttgactGCTACATTCGGTAAAGGTGTTCCCAAATAAGAGAATCCACTTTTAAGCGCCCTCAAAATTATTCTTTCCCAGCAAATTTAAGATTTTTTCGACATACATACAATTCTTGATAATAGATTAATTGTAAACGATTTGTAGATATGATTCAAATTTAACATTAGCTTGCTGTTAGGGAAACGGAGCTTTTTATAGCACTGCTGAGCTTAACGCCGAACGTTATTCGAATGTTAACGCAAAGCTTTTATTAACAGAACATGTTATAAGACCATTATTAACTAcaattcataaaaataaatatcttcttatttaaataaaagttaaaaaaataataaattcctTAAATAAGAAATTATATGATAATGAGAACTAGTTCTTAAGCTTTAACTTAGTAGGCCAGCTACCGCGCTCCTTGGGATCGGCGATCTGACACCGACACAATAGTTTTCTCTGCGCTATGAGCTCGGCAAACTGGGCAACTATGGGATCCCGACCGCAGGAGGCCACTGAAGTGACCGTATCTTTGTAATCCAAGAAGTAGGCAACGAACTGCAGATCCCCGAGACTTCCGTCGATGAGAACATCCTTGTACTGTCCATATCCTGCGGAGCGAAAGGACCTGCCAAAGATCGAGGTATAGAAAAAGGGAATGGCTTCCAGTTTCGCAATG is part of the Drosophila yakuba strain Tai18E2 chromosome 2R, Prin_Dyak_Tai18E2_2.1, whole genome shotgun sequence genome and encodes:
- the LOC6529669 gene encoding uncharacterized protein LOC6529669; the encoded protein is MCFNVLEGSNLLPDCSIASRVHLFSLLQHLQNQERRPEDVSDQLRDRYNVFRQVLPNYPVPEHASHDTRGYFEEFSQEHDAVAFCTDPGSSGEETSESSLDSDSEQIG